One Setaria viridis chromosome 3, Setaria_viridis_v4.0, whole genome shotgun sequence DNA window includes the following coding sequences:
- the LOC117847585 gene encoding FACT complex subunit SSRP1-B, with the protein MMDGHHFNNISLGGRGGGNPGQFKLYSGGLAWKKQGGRKIIEVDKADITSVTWMRIPKSYQLSVGTKEGLCYRFFGFREQDVSSLTNYIQKSTGITPQEKQLSISGQNWGGIEINGNVLCFNVGSKEAFEVSLADVSQSQMQGKTDVVLEFHVDDTTGANEKDSLMDLSFHVPTSNTQFIGDEHRTSAQMLWQAISVQIDGGGSSEAAVATFDGIAILTPRGRYSVELHQSFLRLQGQANDFKIQYSSILRLFVLPKSHNPHTFVVITLDPPIRKGQTLYPHIVIQFETETIVERKLTLSEEVLAEKYKDRLQSSYRGLIHEVFSMVLRGLSGAKVTRPSTFRSCQDGYAVKSSLKAEDGLLYPLEKAFFFLPKPPTLISHDEIEYVEFERHGTGGASISSHYFDLLVKLKNDQEHLFRNIQRNEYHNLFNFISGKHLKILNLGDGQGRAGGVTAVLQSTDDDSVDPHLERIKNQAGNEESDEEDEDFVAEKDDSGSPTDDSDEDGSDASLSGEEKEKSSKKEASTSKPPVKKKQKSVPDEGSQKKKPKKKKDPNAPKRAIAPFMYFSKAERPNIKSSNPELATTEIAKKLGERWQKMSAEERQPYIEQSQVDKQRYAEESAAYRGASTQQGSGGGSD; encoded by the exons ATGATGGACGGCCACCACTTCAACAACATCTCCctcggaggccgcggcggcggc AACCCTGGGCAGTTCAAACTTTATTCAGGAGGACTGGCGTGGAAGAAGCAAGGGGGACGAAAGATCATCGAGGTTGATAAAGCTGATATCACATCTGTGACATGGATGAGAATTCCTAAATCTTATCAGCTTAGTGTTGGGACAAAGGAGGGCCTCTGTTACAGGTTCTTTGGCTTCCGTGAACAG GATGTTAGTAGCCTGACTAACTACATTCAAAAGAGCACAGGAATCACACCACAGGAGAAGCAGCTTTCCATCAGTGGGCAGAACTGGGGTGGAATTGAAATAAATG GGAATGTGCTTTGCTTTAATGTCGGTTCAAAGGAAGCATTTGAAGTCTCTCTAGCGGATGTTTCACAAAGTCAGATGCAAGGAAAAACAGATGTTGTCCTTGAGTTCCATGTAGATGATACAACTGGGGCTAATGAG AAAGATTCACTCATGGATTTAAGTTTCCATGTACCAACTTCAAATACTCAATTCATTGGAGATGAGCATCGTACGTCAGCTCAG ATGCTATGGCAAGCTATCTCGGTTCAAATTGACGGAGGTGGCTCCTCAGAGGCGGCTGTTGCTACATTTGATGGAATTGCAATTCTTACACCAAG AGGTCGATATAGTGTCGAGCTTCATCAGTCATTCTTGCGACTCCAAGGACAAGCTAATGATTTCAAAATACAGTACAGCAGTATTCTTCGTCTCTTTGTTTTACCAAAG TCACACAACCCTCATACTTTCGTGGTTATCACACTTGATCCACCTATTCGCAAAGGACAAACATTATATCCTCACATCGTTATTCAG TTCGAGACAGAGACAATTGTTGAAAGGAAACTGACATTAAGTGAGGAGGTTTTGGCTGAAAAGTACAAGGATAGACTTCAGAGCTCTTATAGG GGTCTAATACATGAGGTATTCTCCATGGTCCTTCGTGGCTTATCTGGTGCTAAAGTGACAAGGCCAAGTACGTTCCGCAGTTGCCAAGATGGATATGCTGTCAAGTCATCACTTAAAGCTGAAGATGGTTTGCTTTATCCACTTGAAAAGGCCTTCTTCTTTCTGCCAAAGCCCCCTACACTCATTTCTCATGATGAG ATTGAGTATGTTGAGTTTGAGCGTCATGGTACTGGTGGTGCTAGTATATCATCTCATTATTTTGACCTCCTAGTAAAGCTTAAAAACGATCAAGAACATCTCTTCAGAAACATCCAAAGGAATGAATACCATAACCTGTTCAATTTCATCAG CGGTAAGCACTTGAAAATTCTAAATCTTGGAGATGGTCAAGGTAGAGCTGGTGGTGTTACTGCTGTTCTTCAGAGCACCGATGATGAttcagttgatccacatctagagAGGATTAAAAATCAGGCTGGTAATGAGGAAAGTGATGAAGAG GATGAAGATTTTGTGGCGGAGAAGGATGATAGTGGATCTCCTACTGATGATTCTGATGAGGATGGCTCTGATGCTAGTTTGAGCGGGGAAGAAAAGGAG AAATCTTCCAAGAAGGAAGCTAGTACCTCAAAGCCACCTgtgaagaagaagcagaagagtGTGCCTGATGAAGGTTCTCAGAAAAAGAAGCCTAAGAAGAAGAAAGATCCAAATGCCCCTAAAAGAGCCATAGCTCCATTCATGTACTTCTCAAAGGCTGAGCGACCT AATATTAAGAGCAGCAACCCTGAACTAGCTACTACAGAGATCGCGAAGAAGCTTGGGGAGCGGTGGCAAAAGATGTCAG CTGAGGAGAGGCAGCCATACATTGAGCAGTCCCAGGTCGACAAGCAACGCTATGCAGAAGAGTCTGCTGCCTACCGTGGTGCAAGTACTCAGCAGGGCTCCGGAGGTGGGTCGGACTGA
- the LOC117848467 gene encoding uncharacterized protein gives MALAQAGMGLTKVVVLVGAGVAGSVVLRNGRLAEILGELQEILDKGSKGKGSGGGGDGEADLNEALTSQVRRLAMEVRQLTSSRPVTVIAGGSGQSGVSGLLVPAATVGALGYGYMWWKGISFSDLMYVTKRNMANAVSSMTKHLEQVQSSLAAAKRHLTQRIEKLDDKLDQQKALSGQIRDDVTDARLKLENIGSEIKNIKELVWGLDGKIDSMEAKQDFSCAGVMYLCQFIEQNGGKLPERLEGPKVTGKRYGGQKVIQGLQLAIESGNFGKDAIDALINDSDSTDKINRSSSIKSVK, from the exons ATGGCGCTGGCGCAGGCGGGCATGGGCCTCACGAAGGTCGTggtcctcgtcggcgccggcgtcgccggctcCGTCGTCCTCCGCAACGGCCGCCTCGCCGAGATCCTCGGCGAGCTCCAG GAGATACTCGACAAGGGGAGCAAGGGGAAGGGcagcggagggggaggagatggCGAAGCCGACCTCAACGAGGCGCTCACCTCGCAG GTGCGTCGGCTGGCAATGGAGGTCCGACAGCTTACTTCCTCACGTCCGGTAACTGTTATTGCTGGAGGTTCTGGACAATCAG GAGTGTCAGGTCTGTTAGTACCTGCAGCAACTGTAGGGGCACTGGGATATGGCTATATGTGGTGGAAG GGCATCTCATTCTCAGATCTAATGTATGTTACCAAGCGCAACATGGCAAATGCTGTTTCAAGTATGACTAAACATTTGGAGCAAGTGCAAAGCTCGCTTGCT GCTGCTAAAAGGCATTTGACGCAGCGCATTGAAAAGTTGGATGATAAATTGGATCAGCAAAAGGCTCTATCTGGACAAATAAGAGATGAT GTTACTGATGCACGACTGAAGCTCGAGAATATCGGTTCagaaattaaaaacatcaaagaATTAGTCTGGGGTCTT GATGGGAAAATTGATTCAATGGAAGCCAAACAG GACTTTTCATGTGCGGGTGTGATGTACCTCTGCCAATTCATAGAGCAAAATGGTGGAAAGCTGCCGGAACGCCTG GAGGGCCCAAAAGTGACTGGGAAGCGTTATGGAGGTCAAAAGGTCATACAG GGGTTGCAACTGGCGATAGAATCAGGGAATTTTGGCAAGGACGCCATTGATGCGCTAATCAATGATTCTGATTCCACTGATAAGATAAACAG GTCGAGCTCCATCAAATCAGTCAAATAA
- the LOC117848466 gene encoding acyl transferase 15: protein MPMSVTVTKFPPVLVGPATAPEPAAEATVYINLSSFDRALAFFPVTSFHVFDRAIGAPAETVRGAMSRALVHYFPVAGRIVAAAADGERLRIACTGEGVSFVAATADRSLADAGLLDPPSGAALLDELAVGVGAEGFRPSDPLLLVQVTEFACGGFVVAVTRNHAVADGTGFAQFMRAVGELARGMPRPSVLPVSCGDDSLPELPPLVAAMENALVVLEPRDFAFLDITVPSSCIDRIKAGFAGQVTAGGGPCTVFEAVMAVLWQCRTRAVMPDDPSTPAPLIFAANVRKHAGARHGYYGNCITSAVAVPTSGEVAHGGINDVVRLIKRAKQPIPHQFKRRNSGRVAGGGGEGEGGLSLSAEQAEVMFGYNAFDVTSWRNLGADAVDLGGGTPARVMCRMDRMPVPHCVACLPCRKDGANVLARCVKEEHVDAFLGELAKFT, encoded by the coding sequence ATGCCGATGAGCGTCACCGTCACCAAGTTCCCGCCGGTGCTCGTCGGCCCGGCGACCGCGCCggaaccggcggcggaggcgacggtaTACATCAACCTCTCCTCGTTCGACAGGGCCCTCGCCTTCTTCCCCGTCACGTCGTTCCACGTCTTCGACCGCGCGATCGGCGCGCCGGCCGAGACCGTGCGGGGCGCCATGTCCCGCGCCCTGGTCCACTACTTCCCGGTCGCCGGCcgcatcgtcgccgccgccgccgacggcgagcggctGCGCATCGCCTGCACCGGCGAGGGCGTGTCCTTCGTGGCCGCGACGGCCGACCGCTCCCTGGCGGACGCCGGGCTCCTCGACCCGCCGTCCGGCGCGGCGCTGCTGGACGagctcgccgtcggcgtcggcgccgaggGGTTCCGCCCGTCGGacccgctgctgctggtgcaggTGACCGAGTTCGCCTGCGGCGGGTTCGTCGTCGCGGTGACGCGGaaccacgccgtcgccgacggaACGGGGTTCGCGCAGTTCATGCGcgccgtcggcgagctcgcgcGGGGCATGCCCCGGCCGTCCGTCCTCCCCGTCAGCTGCGGCGACGACTCCCTCCCGGAgctgccgccgctcgtcgccgccatggAGAACGCGCTGGTCGTCCTCGAGCCGCGGGACTTCGCGTTCCTCGACATCACCGTCCCGTCCAGCTGCATCGACCGCATCAAAGCCGGATTCGCCGGCCAggtcaccgccggcggcggcccctgcACCGTCTTCGAGGCGGTCATGGCCGTCCTCTGGCAGTGCCGGACGCGCGCCGTCATGCCGGACGACCCCTCGACCCCGGCGCCTCTCATCTTCGCGGCCAACGTGCGGAAGCACGCCGGCGCCAGGCACGGCTACTACGGCAACTGCATCacgtcggcggtggcggtgccgaCGAGCGGGGAGGTGGCGCACGGCGGCATCAACGACGTGGTGAGGCTGATCAAGCGCGCGAAACAGCCGATCCCGCACCAGTTCAAGAGGAGGAACAGCGGcagggtcgccggcggcggcggagaaggagaAGGTGGCTTGTCTCTGTCCGCGGAGCAGGCGGAGGTGATGTTCGGGTACAACGCCTTCGACGTGACGAGCTGGCGGAACCTGGGCGCCGACGCGGTGGACTTGGGCGGCGGGACGCCGGCGAGGGTGATGTGCCGGATGGACAGGATGCCGGTGCCGCACTGCGTGGCGTGCCTGCCATGCAGGAAGGACGGGGCCAACGTGCTGGCGCGCTGCGTCAAGGAGGAGCACGTCGACGCCTTCCTCGGGGAGTTGGCCAAGTTCACCTGA
- the LOC117848465 gene encoding glutamine--tRNA ligase has protein sequence MATVSDGGKGPGAAAVPPQLESFLAIGLDQRTAENALANRKVTANLTAVIAEAGVTECHKSVGNLLYTVATKYPANALVHRPDLIKYILSEKIKNSAQLDAALSFLSTLGPDSLDPVKFEEACGVGVVVSFEEIQSTVNDVLNENMEAILEQRYRINVGSLCGLVRKRQPWGDAKLVKEEIEKRLVEILGPKTEADNAKPIKKKKEKPAKVEEEKTVAAPPSEEELNPYSIFPQPEENFKVHTEIFFSDGNIWRAHNTKSILEKHLKVTGGKVMTRFPPEPNGYLHIGHAKAMFIDFGLAKERNGHCYLRFDDTNPEAEKKEYIDHIQEIVTWMGWEPYKVTYTSDYFQDLYELAICLIQKGLAYVDHQTPEEIKEYREKKMNSPWRDRPIEESLKLFEDMRHGLIAEGKATLRMKQDMQNDNKNMADLIAYRIKFTPHPHAGDKWFIYPSYDYAHCLVDSLENITHSLCTLEFDIRRPSYYWLLVALGQYQPYVWEYSRLNISNNVMSKRKLNRLVTDKWVDGWDDPRLLTLAGLRRRGVSSTAINSFIRGMGITRSDNSLIQVERLEYHIREELNKVAPRALVVLHPLKVVITNLDYGTIINLDAKMWPNAPDSDASAHYKVPFSRTLYIEESDFRLKDSKDFYGLAPGKSVMLRHAFPIKCVEVIYGDNPDSIVEIRAEYDPSKATKPKGVLHWVAEPSPGVEPLKVEVRLFEKLFLSENPAELEDWLGDLNPQSKEVIKGAYAVPSLANAMLGDKFQFERLGYFAVDSDSTPEGLVFNRTVTLKDSYGKAGPK, from the exons ATGGCGACCGTCAGCGACGGAGGCAaggggccgggagcggcggcggtgccgccgcAGCTTGAGTCGTTTCTGGCCATCGGGCTCGACCAGCGCACGGCGGAGAACGCCCTTGCCAACCGCAAGGTCACAGCCAACCTCACCGCCGTCATCGCCGAG GCTGGTGTTACTGAGTGCCACAAATCTGTGGGGAATCTCCTTTACACT GTTGCGACCAAGTATCCGGCAAATGCGCTAGTGCACCGACCAGATCTCATTAAGTACATTCTTTCAGAAAAG ATCAAGAATTCTGCACAATTGGATGCTGCTCTGTCATTTCTTTCTACCTTAGGTCCTGATTCCTTGGATCCAGTGAAGTTTGAAGAGGCTTGTGGTGTGG GGGTAGTTGTTTCGTTTGAAGAGATTCAGTCAACAGTCAATGATGTTCTAAATGAAAATATGGAGGCCATACTGGAACAGCGATATCGTATAAATG ttggCAGCTTATGTGGACTGGTTAGGAAGAGGCAACCCTGGGGTGATGCTAAGTTGGTCAAG GAGGAAATTGAGAAAAGGCTTGTGGAAATTTTAGGTCCAAAGACAGAAGCAGATAATGCTAAGcctattaaaaagaaaaaggagaagccTGCCAAAGTTGAG GAGGAGAAAACTGTTGCTGCTCCACCTTCTGAGGAGGAACTAAATCCGTACTCCATATTTCCTCAACCAGAGGAAAACTTCAAG GTCCATACAGAAATATTTTTCAGTGATGGAAATATATGGAGAGCACATAACACAAAGAGCATTTTAGAGAAACATCTTAAAGTAACTGGAGGAAAAGTGATGACCCGCTTTCCCCCTGAGCCTAATGGATACCTTCATATTGGTCATGCCAAG GCTATGTTCATTGATTTTGGACTTGCTAAAGAGCGCAATGGCCATTGTTACCTTAG GTTTGATGATACGAACCCGGAGGCTGAGAAGAAAGAATACATAGACCATATTCAAGAAATTGTCACATGGATGGGCTGGGAACCTTACAAAGTTACATACACGAGTGACTATTTCCAAGATCTATATGAACTTGCTATTTGTTTGATACAGAAGGGACTAGCCTATGTCGATCACCAG ACCCCAGAAGAAATTAAGGAGTATAGAGAAAAGAAGATGAATAGTCCATGGAGAGATAGGCCCATTGAGGAGTCGCTGAAGTTATTTGAAGATATGAGACATGGGTTGATTGCTGAGGGAAAGGCTACTCTCCGAATGAAGCAGGACATGCAGAATGACAACAAGAACATGGCTGACTTAATAGCATATAGAATAAAG TTTACACCTCATCCACATGCTGGAGACAAATGGTTCATCTACCCAAGCTATGACTATGCTCATTGTTTGGTAGATTCTCTTGAGAATATTACACACTCG TTGTGCACTCTAGAATTTGATATACGTCGTCCGTCATACTACTGGCTGCTTGTAGCCTTGGGCCAATACCAGCCATATGTCTGGGAATATTCAAGGCTAAACATATCAAACAATGTTATGTCCAAAAGAAAG CTGAATCGACTTGTCACGGACAAGTGGGTAGATGGGTGGGATGATCCTCGACTATTGACACTAGCAGGACTAAGAAGGAGAGGGGTATCATCAACAGCAATTAACTCTTTCATTCGTGGAATGGGAATAACAAGAAG TGATAATAGCTTGATTCAAGTTGAACGCCTTGAATACCATATTAGAGAAGAGCTTAACAAAGTAGCCCCTCGAGCTTTGGTTGTTTTGCATCCTCTAAAG GTTGTCATAACTAATTTAGATTACGGAACGATAATTAACCTTGATGCCAAAATGTGGCCTAATGCTCCTGACAGTGATGCTTCAGCCCACTATAAG GTTCCATTCTCAAGAACACTCTACATTGAAGAATCTGATTTCCGCCTAAAGGATTCGAAAGATTTCTATGGGCTTGCTCCTGGTAAATCAGTAATGCTGAG ACACGCATTCCCAATAAAATGTGTGGAGGTTATCTATGGAGACAATCCAGATAGTATTGTTGAAATCCGAGCTGAGTATGACCCTTCCAAGGCTACAAAACCGAAG GGCGTGTTACACTGGGTTGCCGAGCCTTCTCCTGGGGTTGAGCCACTCAAGGTTGAAGTGAGATTGTTTGAGAAACTGTTTCTTTCAGAG AACCCTGCAGAGCTCGAGGATTGGCTGGGTGATCTCAACCCGCAGTCAAAAGAGGTGATAAAGGGAGCATATGCTGTACCATCACTTGCAAATGCCATGCTGGGTGACAAATTCCAGTTTGAACGCCTTG GTTACTTCGCTGTGGATTCAGACTCGACACCTGAGGGGCTGGTGTTCAACAGAACGGTTACCCTAAAAGACTCCTATGGAAAAGCTGGACCCAAGTGA
- the LOC117849839 gene encoding uncharacterized protein isoform X2, with the protein MSGGQEDPEGSDHNMDLGEGNTTTRIKRAKATNWPRVMSKFLLDWYLEKKRGMPPKTKFKKMHHVWCTSAVNAKFRTSYSVDQVHRHFRRFKEIWIVVTRYANETGSRFNNKHKMLILPAAIMASLPIAERAILAKPIPFFDHLLQLFNDGELDAACMRDPIMDDDSHEELETQIAMNIIAQGADTRDQDGANLDIIELEGEDNHHEVAASSGGVPCEVMSDTSAPSVQPSGSFAESTMAALKPSAKKMKIISKTKPNPKLQALVPRDGRNMDALNSTLVGIRDSAPKLVRTQPTTSDPNAPLWDMLKEIPLSHPDRLSVGMYLCKPESEVHRSFFMSMGKEYLESWARKFLAGEESGAL; encoded by the exons ATCACAACATGGACCTGGGAGAAGGCAATACCACCACACGGATCAAAAGGGCAAAAGCCACAAATTGGCCCAGGGTCATGTCAAAGTTTTTGCTTGATTGGTACCTTGAGAAAAAGAGAGGAATGCCACCCAAAACCAAGTTCAAGAAGATGCACCATGTTTGGTGCACATCTGCAGTAAATGCTAAATTCAGAACAAGTTACTCTGTCGATCAGGTCCATCGCCATTTTAGGCGTTTCAAGGAGATCTGGATCGTTGTGACTCGGTATGCCAATGAGACTGGGAGCAGATTCAACAATAAACACAAAATGCTTATACTTCCTGCTGCCATTATGGCTAGTTTACCT ATAGCGGAGCGTGCTATTCTCGCCAAGCCCATTCCATTCTTCGACCATCTGCTACAACTCTTTAATGATGGCGAGCTGGATGCTGCCTGCATGAGAGACCCTATTATGGATGATGATTCTCATGAGGAATTGGAAACCCAGATTGCAATGAATATTATTGCCCAGGGTGCAGACACAAGGGATCAAGATGGGGCGAACTTAGATATTATTGAGTTGGAAGGTGAAGATAACCATCATGAGGTGGCAGCAAGTAGCGGTGGGGTCCCTTGTGAAGTCATGTCTGACACTAGTGCACCATCTGTGCAGCCATCTGGTTCCTTTGCTGAGAGCACAATGGCTGCTCTCAAGCCTAGCGCAAAGAAGATGAAAATCATCAGCAAAACAAAACCAAATCCAAAGCTGCAGGCTCTAGTTCCACGTGATGGCAGGAACATGGACGCATTGAACAGTACATTAGTGGGAATCCGTGACAGTGCTCCAAAACTGGTTCGGACACAACCAACAACATCAGACCCAAATGCCCCTTTATGGGACATGCTAAAAGAAATTCCACTGTCTCATCCTGATAGGCTCTCTGTTGGAATGTACCTTTGTAAGCCAGAGTCTGAAGTGCATCGAAGCTTTTTCATGAGCATGGGTAAGGAGTACCTTGAATCATGGGCCCGTAAGTTCTTGGCTGGAGAGGAATCTGGGGCCTTATAG
- the LOC117849839 gene encoding uncharacterized protein isoform X1, translating into MDLGEGNTTTRIKRAKATNWPRVMSKFLLDWYLEKKRGMPPKTKFKKMHHVWCTSAVNAKFRTSYSVDQVHRHFRRFKEIWIVVTRYANETGSRFNNKHKMLILPAAIMASLPIAERAILAKPIPFFDHLLQLFNDGELDAACMRDPIMDDDSHEELETQIAMNIIAQGADTRDQDGANLDIIELEGEDNHHEVAASSGGVPCEVMSDTSAPSVQPSGSFAESTMAALKPSAKKMKIISKTKPNPKLQALVPRDGRNMDALNSTLVGIRDSAPKLVRTQPTTSDPNAPLWDMLKEIPLSHPDRLSVGMYLCKPESEVHRSFFMSMGKEYLESWARKFLAGEESGAL; encoded by the exons ATGGACCTGGGAGAAGGCAATACCACCACACGGATCAAAAGGGCAAAAGCCACAAATTGGCCCAGGGTCATGTCAAAGTTTTTGCTTGATTGGTACCTTGAGAAAAAGAGAGGAATGCCACCCAAAACCAAGTTCAAGAAGATGCACCATGTTTGGTGCACATCTGCAGTAAATGCTAAATTCAGAACAAGTTACTCTGTCGATCAGGTCCATCGCCATTTTAGGCGTTTCAAGGAGATCTGGATCGTTGTGACTCGGTATGCCAATGAGACTGGGAGCAGATTCAACAATAAACACAAAATGCTTATACTTCCTGCTGCCATTATGGCTAGTTTACCT ATAGCGGAGCGTGCTATTCTCGCCAAGCCCATTCCATTCTTCGACCATCTGCTACAACTCTTTAATGATGGCGAGCTGGATGCTGCCTGCATGAGAGACCCTATTATGGATGATGATTCTCATGAGGAATTGGAAACCCAGATTGCAATGAATATTATTGCCCAGGGTGCAGACACAAGGGATCAAGATGGGGCGAACTTAGATATTATTGAGTTGGAAGGTGAAGATAACCATCATGAGGTGGCAGCAAGTAGCGGTGGGGTCCCTTGTGAAGTCATGTCTGACACTAGTGCACCATCTGTGCAGCCATCTGGTTCCTTTGCTGAGAGCACAATGGCTGCTCTCAAGCCTAGCGCAAAGAAGATGAAAATCATCAGCAAAACAAAACCAAATCCAAAGCTGCAGGCTCTAGTTCCACGTGATGGCAGGAACATGGACGCATTGAACAGTACATTAGTGGGAATCCGTGACAGTGCTCCAAAACTGGTTCGGACACAACCAACAACATCAGACCCAAATGCCCCTTTATGGGACATGCTAAAAGAAATTCCACTGTCTCATCCTGATAGGCTCTCTGTTGGAATGTACCTTTGTAAGCCAGAGTCTGAAGTGCATCGAAGCTTTTTCATGAGCATGGGTAAGGAGTACCTTGAATCATGGGCCCGTAAGTTCTTGGCTGGAGAGGAATCTGGGGCCTTATAG